From a single Daphnia pulex isolate KAP4 chromosome 2, ASM2113471v1 genomic region:
- the LOC124188597 gene encoding MICOS complex subunit Mic10-like, producing the protein MAPSANSEDALAKTFDSCVADTIIKIGGGMATGVLFSLFLFKRKSWPVVFGVGVGAGMGASNCQYKFNVPFMVKADQIKVMGTTANVKDSSSEILV; encoded by the exons ATGGCTCCTTCTGCGAACTCGGAAGATGCTCTTGCAAAAACATTTGACTCGTGTGTTGCTGATACAATAATCAAAATCG GAGGAGGAATGGCCACTGGTGTGCTGTTctcattgtttttgtttaagc GGAAATCATGGCCTGTTGTTTTTGGAGTTGGAGTTGGAGCAGGAATGGGTGCTTCTAACTGCCAATACAAGTTTAATGTCCCTTTTATGGTTAAGGCTGATCAAATCAAG GTTATGGGGACAACAGCTAATGTAAAGGATTCATCTTCTGAAattcttgtttaa
- the LOC124188596 gene encoding dnaJ homolog subfamily C member 16-like encodes MFSFKTLVTIFFISVFVIAVRCWDPYDVLGLKRGASTSDIRRAYKQHAREWHPDKNKNENAESKFVEINKAYELLSDPARRKLFDQKGVVDDSLNRNMNNPNTGFGDRGSFFSEHGGFRFQFKMSEMTAFHQHRITMRGYENLISPQSQNQPYLIFVYSEWCLMCVHVLPMWQRLVEDLNPIGINLATVHFDQETELAHKLGGKRGELPHIVLVMESRISCYKDDEFSTVKVIEFIRSRFSRNLITAINDQNSEQFLSGWKDNKVRVLLFGKLELVRLRYLTLAFKYRSHAVFGYAQLNIEATQTLSEKFDIPSKLDSLLLFHEDRDKPAARLSMADLPYSTLKDVIETNKYLQLPRLSSQNMLDSLCPPESSNVRRRLCAILVTDDREEDEEAREQLRQFTRQFKFSRDRIAFSYVFREKQTEFLRALLEDGKSPTETTTHVVIVWRQDIRRLSYSWLSQPFVSGVDNWNSSIEYLHRTLTKIMGTAQPLAHQTVVKELVDEHAQGIFGRITARLVTAAEVLGDHITRQELLAVGSVVGTVLFIAAVGYVMTYLVRLEEETIQKKNKGVIQTPRQTKTELKLHELRSETYNGMVRLLKPGCRTIVLLLNNQSMDILIPKFHKAVWPYRKNKSLLFGWMNIDRGLQWYSRLLNLALKNVEEDEGTDITLDSNLVKSKNCVGTVISLNGHRRYFCIYHARHPECISDSGGKRMQSMARRLTKSNHSINDPSGAFMGFDDTSLEDSDNSDVEKGDCMKSLDDEQPLIANGLGLQSQRASTEFVLDGLSNWLDRLFEGTTQRYSINYWPEFGNF; translated from the exons ATGTTTTCCTTCAAGACCCTTGtgactatttttttcattagtgTTTTTGTGATTGCGGTTCGCTGCTGGGACCCATACGATGTGTTAGGTCTGAAAAGAGGAGCATCAACTTCAGATATCCGCAGAGCATACAAACAACATGCGAGAgaatg gcatccagataaaaataaaaatgaaaatgcagAATCAAAGTTTGTGGAGATTAATAAAGCATATGAG TTATTGTCAGATCCTGCCCGAAGGAAACTTTTTGATCAAAAAGGAGTTGTTGATGATAGTCTGAACAGGAACATGAACAACCCTAATACTGGCTTTGGAGATAGAGGATCATTTTTCTCAGAACATGGTGGATTTAGATTTCAGTTTAAAATGTCTGAAATGACTGCATTTCATCAGCATAGAATTACTATGAG GGGTTATGAAAATCTAATTTCCCCACAAAGTCAGAATCAACCTTACTTGATTTTTGTCTATTCTGAATGGTGTCTGATGTGTGTTCATGTGTTGCCCATGTGGCAACGATTGGTAGAAGATTTGAATCCAATTGGAATAAACTTAGCTACAGTTCACTTTGACCAAGAAACCGAGTTAGCTCATAAACTTGGAGGGAAAAGAGGAGAACTTCCACACATTGTGCTGGTGATGGAATCCAGAATCTCATGCTACAAGGATGACGAATTTAGCACTGTCAAAGTTATAG AATTTATCAGGAGCCGGTTTTCACGTAATCTGATAACCGCAATTAATGACCAGAATTCAGAACAGTTTTTAAGTGGATGGAAAGATAACAAAGTCCGTGTGCTGCTATTTGGAAAATTGGAACTAGTCCGTCTACGTTACTTGACTTTGGCTTTCAAGTATAGATCTCATGCCGTTTTTGG TTACGCGCAGTTAAACATAGAGGCAACACAAACTCTTTCCGAAAAGTTTGATATCCCTTCAAAATTAGATTCTCTCTTACTGTTTCATGAAGACCGTGACAAACCGGCTGCCCGATTAAGTATGGCGGATTTACCTTACTCAACATTAAAAGACGTGATCGAAACCAACAAATATCTCCAGTTGCCAAGACTTTCTTCTCAA AATATGCTCGATTCACTCTGCCCTCCCGAGAGTTCAAATGTCCGCCGACGCCTCTGTGCCATTCTTGTGACAGACGATCgagaagaggatgaagaagcGCGAGAACAACTTCGACAGTTTACTCGCCAGTTTAAATTCAGCCGTGATCGAATTGCCTTCAGTTATGTTTTTAGGGAAAAACAAACGGAATTCCTTCGCGCACTACTAGAAG ATGGGAAATCTCCGACTGAGACAACTACTCATGTAGTTATTGTTTGGCGTCAAGATATTCGACGTCTAAGCTATAGTTGGCTTTCGCAACCTTTTGTTTCCGGGGTAGACAATTGGAACTCTAGCATTGAATACCTTCATCGTACTTTAACTAAAATCATGGGAACTGCACAACCGTTAGCACATCAAACAGTTGTGAAG gaACTCGTTGATGAACACGCACAAGGTATTTTTGGTCGAATCACTGCACGCCTTGTGACAGCGGCTGAAGTTCTCGGAGATCATATCACTCGTCAAGAACTTCTTGCTGTCGGCTCAGTTGTTGGAACAG TTCTCTTTATCGCGGCAGTAGGATACGTCATGACTTACCTTGT GCgtttagaagaagaaacaattcaaaagaaaaacaaaggggTAATTCAAACCCCTCGACAAACTAAAACGGAATTAAAACTCCATGAACTGCGTTCTGAAACGTACAACGGAATGGTTAGACTGCTGAAACCTGGCTGTCGCactattgttttgttgttaaaTAACCAATCAATGGACATCTTAATTCCAAAATTTCACAAAGCAGTTTGGCCTTATCGAAA AAATAAAAGCTTATTGTTCGGTTGGATGAATATCGACCGTGGCCTACAGTGGTACAGCCGACTGCTAAATTTAGCTTTGAAGAACGTCGAAGAGGATGAAGGAACTG ACATTACGCTAGATTCAAATCTTGTCAAGTCGAAAAACTGCGTCGGTACTGTTATTTCTCTAAACGGACACAGACGATACTTCTGTATCTATCACGCTCGTCATCCAGAATGTATTTCTGATAGTGGTGGAaag AGGATGCAAAGCATGGCTCGACGTTTAACAAAATCAAACCATTCTATAAATGATCCCAGTGGGGCGTTTATGGGGTTTGATGATACGTCATTAGAAGATTCAGATAATTCAGATGTCGAAAAGGGTGATTGCATGAAATCACTTGATGATGag CAACCCTTGATAGCAAACGGATTGGGATTGCAAAGTCAACGAGCTTCTACAGAATTTGTTTTAGACGGACTCTCTAATTGGTTAGATCGTCTTTTTGAAGGCACAACCCAACGCTATAGTATCAATTATTGGCCCGAATTCggaaatttctaa